One part of the Epinephelus fuscoguttatus linkage group LG12, E.fuscoguttatus.final_Chr_v1 genome encodes these proteins:
- the LOC125898486 gene encoding uncharacterized protein LOC125898486 isoform X1 yields the protein MTHPVWCDVHPATARQCGGTQVRMMELQTEKRFHNLSLEQIQALDKVLTEVIPIHGRGNFPTLQVRAKDIIRVVKDRLVERDIQVKDIRLNGATASHVLVRDNGLGYRDLDIIFGVELPRQEDLQVIKEVVLGSLRDLLPCGVNRRKITCLTMKEAYVQKMVKVFNEHDRWSLISLSNNRAKTVGLRFVSSLRRQFEFSVDSFQIILDRMLESYWETERKQGGKLAMNAGSLSKRDNEDEKKEQENSSIPRDVKADVKKDSSGESPCQDEAVSLLEKELPCAEAEHVDGKHEAQEVLGPESIILQPEEVDEIDEVHSEEDIVFELCEENGGEKGQFHSVYPLVSPPKTLLTDVRDPLMTHACLKQQSDEELSASQASQSAEKSAPQGKVHCAEITQFKVDSVSCRTENTSNLQDPHLEFSFPPPAKKTCSASQDIVPDYCPSPKLQRKMSRKMISKPEKWSLLTDLSDLTTQLFPPIEIPKPLQPKPPLLDGAQVHGSNVPATKPETLDTLTAPTCSPASTRQDGLHEPAEQTVKPKHSKKPPDSETQSYPHAANAQPQINEQTPELADTVPDRCAASSWGGAVGGPAITVEAECMYGDFDQAMDHLRHRLIATHNPEEIRGGGLLKYSDLLVRNFRPASETEIKSLERYMCSRFFIDFPDVSEQQRKIEAYLQCHFIGNEETSKYDYLMTLRRVIDESTVCLMGHERRQTLNMITVLALRVLGEQNAIPNTANVTCFYQPAPYMTEPIYSSYFITQAQPPLVYHPYPLHVHMQTGLV from the exons ATGACTCACCCCGTCTGGTGTGATGTTCACCCCGCAACAGCTCGGCAGTGCGGTGGCACGCAG GTGAGGATGATGGAGCTTCAGACGGAGAAGAGGTTCCACAACTTGAGCCTTGAGCAAATCCAAGCCCTGGACAAGGTCTTGACTGAGGTCATCCCCATCCACGGACGAGGAAATTTTCCCACTCTGCAGGTGAGAGCGAAAGACATCATTCGTGTGGTGAAGGATCGGCTGGTCGAAAGAGACATCCAGGTGAAAGATATACGGCTTAATGGCGCGACTGCCAGCCATGTCCTGGTGAGGGATAACGGCCTGGGCTATAGAGATTTAGACATCATTTTTGGAGTGGAGCTGCCCAGACAGGAAGACCTCCAGGTGATAAAGGAGGTGGTGCTGGGCAGCCTACGAGACCTCCTCCCTTGTGGAGTGAACAGACGCAAGATCACCTGCCTGACAATGAAGGAGGCATACGTGCAAAAGATGGTGAAAGTTTTCAACGAGCATGACAGATGGAGCCTCATCTCGCTTTCTAACAATAGAGCTAAAACGGTGGGGCTCAGATTTGTCAGCTCCCTTCGAAGACAGTTTGAGTTCAGCGTGGACTCCTTCCAGATTATATTGGACCGTATGCTGGAGTCTTACTGGGAGACTGAAAGGAAACAAGGAGGAAAGTTGGCAATGAATGCTGGGAGTTTGTCAAAAAGAGACAATGAGGATGAAAAGAAAGAGCAAGAAAATTCAAGCATCCCTCGGGATGTTAAAGCGGATGTCAAAAAagactccagtggagagagtcCATGCCAGGATGAAGCAGTTTCTTTGCTTGAGAAAGAACTTCCATGTGCAGAGGCTGAGCATGTGGATGGAAAGCATGAGGCACAGGAGGTGTTAGGACCTGAGAGCATTATCTTACAGCCGGAGGAAGTGGATGAAATAGATGAAGTTCATTCAGAGGAGGACATTGTGTTTGAGCTATGTGAAGAAAATGGAGGAGAGAAAGGACAGTTTCACAGCGTTTATCCTTTAGTTTCACCCCCTAAAACTTTATTAACAGATGTCAGGGATCCGCTGATGACACATGCATGTTTAAAGCAACAGAGTGATGAAGAGCTTTCTGCGTCACAAGCTTCCCAATCAGCAGAAAAGTCAGCTCCGCAGGGAAAAGTCCATTGTGCAGAAATTACTCAGTTCAAAGTTGACTCTGTAAGCTGCAGGACTGAAAATACCTCAAACCTACAGGATCCACATCTTGaattttcctttcctcctccagCGAAGAAAACTTGCAGCGCATCACAAGACATTGTACCAGACTATTGCCCCTCACCAAAATTACAAAGGAAAATGTCGAGGAAGATGATCAGTAAGCCAGAGAAATGGTCTTTACTGACTGATTTGTCAGATCTTACTACACAGCTGTTTCCACCCATAGAAATACCCAAACCACTTCAGCCAAAGCCTCCTTTGCTGGACGGAGCTCAAGTACATGGCTCAAATGTTCCAGCCACCAAGCCAGAGACCTTAGACACCCTTACAGCTCCCACATGCAGTCCAGCCAGTACACGTCAGGATGGCTTGCATGAACCTGCGGAACAAACTGTGAAGCCAAAACACTCAAAAAAGCCTCCTGATTCAGAGACTCAAAGCTACCCTCATGCTGCAAATGCACAGCCTCAGATCAATGAGCAAACACCTGAGCTGGCGGACACTGTCCCAGACAGGTGCGCGGCAAGCTCATGGGGTGGGGCAGTAGGGGGGCCCGCCATCACAGTCGAAGCAGAGTGCATGTATGGAGACTTTGACCAGGCGATGGACCACCTCCGCCACCGCCTCATCGCCACCCACAACCCAGAGGAGATCCGAGGAGGGGGCCTGCTAAAATACAGCGACCTGCTCGTGAGGAACTTCAGACCAGCCAGCGAGACAGAGATCAAGTCCTTGGAGCGATACATGTGCTCCCGCTTCTTCATCGACTTCCCTGACGTGAGTGAGCAGCAACGGAAGATTGAAGCCTACTTGCAATGCCATTTCATTGGCAACGAGGAGACGAGCAAGTACGACTACCTGATGACCCTGCGGCGTGTGATAGATGAGAGCACGGTGTGTTTGATGGGACACGAGAGGAGACAGACACTGAATATGATCACAGTCCTGGCTCTCAGGGTGCTAGGTGAGCAGAATGCGATCCCCAACACGGCCAATGTCACATGTTTCTATCAGCCAGCTCCGTATATGACAGAGCCAATTTACAGCAGCTACTTCATTACCCAGGCCCAGCCCCCACTCGTCTACCACCCCTACCCGTTACACGTCCACATGCAGACTGGTCTGGTGTAG
- the LOC125898486 gene encoding uncharacterized protein LOC125898486 isoform X2, translating to MMELQTEKRFHNLSLEQIQALDKVLTEVIPIHGRGNFPTLQVRAKDIIRVVKDRLVERDIQVKDIRLNGATASHVLVRDNGLGYRDLDIIFGVELPRQEDLQVIKEVVLGSLRDLLPCGVNRRKITCLTMKEAYVQKMVKVFNEHDRWSLISLSNNRAKTVGLRFVSSLRRQFEFSVDSFQIILDRMLESYWETERKQGGKLAMNAGSLSKRDNEDEKKEQENSSIPRDVKADVKKDSSGESPCQDEAVSLLEKELPCAEAEHVDGKHEAQEVLGPESIILQPEEVDEIDEVHSEEDIVFELCEENGGEKGQFHSVYPLVSPPKTLLTDVRDPLMTHACLKQQSDEELSASQASQSAEKSAPQGKVHCAEITQFKVDSVSCRTENTSNLQDPHLEFSFPPPAKKTCSASQDIVPDYCPSPKLQRKMSRKMISKPEKWSLLTDLSDLTTQLFPPIEIPKPLQPKPPLLDGAQVHGSNVPATKPETLDTLTAPTCSPASTRQDGLHEPAEQTVKPKHSKKPPDSETQSYPHAANAQPQINEQTPELADTVPDRCAASSWGGAVGGPAITVEAECMYGDFDQAMDHLRHRLIATHNPEEIRGGGLLKYSDLLVRNFRPASETEIKSLERYMCSRFFIDFPDVSEQQRKIEAYLQCHFIGNEETSKYDYLMTLRRVIDESTVCLMGHERRQTLNMITVLALRVLGEQNAIPNTANVTCFYQPAPYMTEPIYSSYFITQAQPPLVYHPYPLHVHMQTGLV from the coding sequence ATGATGGAGCTTCAGACGGAGAAGAGGTTCCACAACTTGAGCCTTGAGCAAATCCAAGCCCTGGACAAGGTCTTGACTGAGGTCATCCCCATCCACGGACGAGGAAATTTTCCCACTCTGCAGGTGAGAGCGAAAGACATCATTCGTGTGGTGAAGGATCGGCTGGTCGAAAGAGACATCCAGGTGAAAGATATACGGCTTAATGGCGCGACTGCCAGCCATGTCCTGGTGAGGGATAACGGCCTGGGCTATAGAGATTTAGACATCATTTTTGGAGTGGAGCTGCCCAGACAGGAAGACCTCCAGGTGATAAAGGAGGTGGTGCTGGGCAGCCTACGAGACCTCCTCCCTTGTGGAGTGAACAGACGCAAGATCACCTGCCTGACAATGAAGGAGGCATACGTGCAAAAGATGGTGAAAGTTTTCAACGAGCATGACAGATGGAGCCTCATCTCGCTTTCTAACAATAGAGCTAAAACGGTGGGGCTCAGATTTGTCAGCTCCCTTCGAAGACAGTTTGAGTTCAGCGTGGACTCCTTCCAGATTATATTGGACCGTATGCTGGAGTCTTACTGGGAGACTGAAAGGAAACAAGGAGGAAAGTTGGCAATGAATGCTGGGAGTTTGTCAAAAAGAGACAATGAGGATGAAAAGAAAGAGCAAGAAAATTCAAGCATCCCTCGGGATGTTAAAGCGGATGTCAAAAAagactccagtggagagagtcCATGCCAGGATGAAGCAGTTTCTTTGCTTGAGAAAGAACTTCCATGTGCAGAGGCTGAGCATGTGGATGGAAAGCATGAGGCACAGGAGGTGTTAGGACCTGAGAGCATTATCTTACAGCCGGAGGAAGTGGATGAAATAGATGAAGTTCATTCAGAGGAGGACATTGTGTTTGAGCTATGTGAAGAAAATGGAGGAGAGAAAGGACAGTTTCACAGCGTTTATCCTTTAGTTTCACCCCCTAAAACTTTATTAACAGATGTCAGGGATCCGCTGATGACACATGCATGTTTAAAGCAACAGAGTGATGAAGAGCTTTCTGCGTCACAAGCTTCCCAATCAGCAGAAAAGTCAGCTCCGCAGGGAAAAGTCCATTGTGCAGAAATTACTCAGTTCAAAGTTGACTCTGTAAGCTGCAGGACTGAAAATACCTCAAACCTACAGGATCCACATCTTGaattttcctttcctcctccagCGAAGAAAACTTGCAGCGCATCACAAGACATTGTACCAGACTATTGCCCCTCACCAAAATTACAAAGGAAAATGTCGAGGAAGATGATCAGTAAGCCAGAGAAATGGTCTTTACTGACTGATTTGTCAGATCTTACTACACAGCTGTTTCCACCCATAGAAATACCCAAACCACTTCAGCCAAAGCCTCCTTTGCTGGACGGAGCTCAAGTACATGGCTCAAATGTTCCAGCCACCAAGCCAGAGACCTTAGACACCCTTACAGCTCCCACATGCAGTCCAGCCAGTACACGTCAGGATGGCTTGCATGAACCTGCGGAACAAACTGTGAAGCCAAAACACTCAAAAAAGCCTCCTGATTCAGAGACTCAAAGCTACCCTCATGCTGCAAATGCACAGCCTCAGATCAATGAGCAAACACCTGAGCTGGCGGACACTGTCCCAGACAGGTGCGCGGCAAGCTCATGGGGTGGGGCAGTAGGGGGGCCCGCCATCACAGTCGAAGCAGAGTGCATGTATGGAGACTTTGACCAGGCGATGGACCACCTCCGCCACCGCCTCATCGCCACCCACAACCCAGAGGAGATCCGAGGAGGGGGCCTGCTAAAATACAGCGACCTGCTCGTGAGGAACTTCAGACCAGCCAGCGAGACAGAGATCAAGTCCTTGGAGCGATACATGTGCTCCCGCTTCTTCATCGACTTCCCTGACGTGAGTGAGCAGCAACGGAAGATTGAAGCCTACTTGCAATGCCATTTCATTGGCAACGAGGAGACGAGCAAGTACGACTACCTGATGACCCTGCGGCGTGTGATAGATGAGAGCACGGTGTGTTTGATGGGACACGAGAGGAGACAGACACTGAATATGATCACAGTCCTGGCTCTCAGGGTGCTAGGTGAGCAGAATGCGATCCCCAACACGGCCAATGTCACATGTTTCTATCAGCCAGCTCCGTATATGACAGAGCCAATTTACAGCAGCTACTTCATTACCCAGGCCCAGCCCCCACTCGTCTACCACCCCTACCCGTTACACGTCCACATGCAGACTGGTCTGGTGTAG
- the chmp1b gene encoding charged multivesicular body protein 1b: MPNMEKQLFNLKFAAKELQRNSKKCDKEEKLEKAKVKKAIQKGNMEVARIHAENAIRQKNQSVNFLRMSARVDAVAARVQTAVTMNQVTKSMAGVVKGMDATLKSMNLEKISGLMERFERQFETLDVQTAHMEDTMSSTTTLTTPQNQVESLMHEMADEAGLDLNMELPQGQTGSVGTSVASAEQDELSQRLAKLRDQM, translated from the exons ATGCCAAACATGGAAA AACAGCTCTTCAACCTAAAGTTTGCTGCCAAAGAACTTCAGAGAAATTCcaaaaaatgtgacaaagaggaaaaactgGAGAAGGCTAAAGTCAAGAAA gCCATCCAGAAGGGGAATATGGAAGTGGCGAGAATCCATGCAGAGAACGCCATCAGACAGAAGAACCAGTCTGTGAACTTTCTCAGGATGAGCGCTCGGGTAGATGCAGTTGCAGCGAGGGTCCAAACTGCAGTTACAATGAACCAG gtCACAAAGTCTATGGCTGGAGTGGTGAAAGGCATGGATGCCACTCTGAAATCCATGAATCTGGAAAAG ATTTCAGGGCTCATGGAGAGATTTGAGCGCCAGTTTGAAACTCTGGATGTTCAGACAGCCCATATGGAGGACACCATGAGCAGCACAACAACACTCACAACACCACAG aatCAAGTGGAGTCACTGATGCATGAAATGGCTGATGAAGCAGG ATTGGACCTGAACATGGAGCTCCCTCAGGGACAGACTGGATCAGTGGGTACCAGCGTGGCCTCTGCAGAACAG GATGAACTGTCGCAAAGGCTCGCCAAACTCCGAGACCAAATGTGA
- the rraga gene encoding ras-related GTP-binding protein A, translated as MSSTAMKKKVLLMGKSGSGKTSMRSIIFANYIARDTRRLGATIDVEHSHVRFLGNLVLNLWDCGGQDTFMENYFTSQRDNIFRNVEVLIYVFDVESRELEKDMHYYQSCLEAILQNSPDAKVFCLVHKMDLVQEDQRDLIFKEREEDLKRLSRPLACTCFRTSIWDETLYKAWSSIVYQLIPNVQQLETNLRNFAQIIEADEVLLFERATFLVISHYQCKEQRDAHRFEKISNIIKQFKLSCSKLAASFQSMEVRNSNFAAFIDVFTSNTYVMVIMSDPSIPSAATLINIRNARKHFEKLERVDGPKHSLHMRMR; from the exons ATGTCAAGCACAGCAATGAAGAAAAAG GTGTTACTGATGGGAAAAAGCGGGTCTGGAAAGACCAGTATGAGATCAATCATCTTTGCCAATTACATAGCTCGAGACACACGTCGCCTTGGAGCTACAA TTGACGTGGAGCACTCCCATGTACGGTTTCTTGGCAATCTGGTCCTAAACCTGTGGGACTGTGGAGG ACAAGACACATTCATGGAGAACTACTTCACCAGCCAGAGggacaacattttcagaaatgtagAAGTGCTGATTTATGTATTCGATGTTGAGAGCCGTGAGCTGGAGAAAGACATGCACTACTACCAGTCGTGTCTGGAGGCCATCCTGCAGAACTCCCCTGATGCTAAAGTCTTTTGCCTCGTTCACAAAATGGATCTGGTGCAGGAGGACCAGAGAGATTTG ATCTTTAAGGAGCGTGAAGAAGATCTGAAGAGACTGTCCAGACCTCTTGCTTGCACTTGCTTCAGGACGTCAATCTGGGACGAAACCCTGTATAAG GCCTGGTCTAGCATAGTATACCAGCTCATCCCCAATGTCCAGCAGCTGGAGACAAACCTGAGGAATTTTGCGCAGATCATAGAGGCAGATGAAGTTCTTCTGTTTGAGAGAGCCACCTTTCTG GTGATCTCCCACTATCAGTGCAAAGAGCAGCGCGACGCTCACAGGTTTGAGAAGATCAGTAACATTATCAAACAGTTCAAACTTAGCTGTAG TAAACTTGCAGCCTCATTCCAAAGCATGGAAGTGAGGAACTCCAACTTTGCGGCTTTCATTGACGTCTTCACCTCCAACACATATGTCATGGTCATTATGTCGGACCCCTCCATTC CATCTGCAGCCACTCTCATCAATATCCGTAATGCTAGGAAACACTTTGAGAAGTTGGAGCGGGTGGATGGACCCAAGCACAGCCTGCACATGCGAATGCGCTAG
- the cnga2b gene encoding cyclic nucleotide gated channel subunit alpha 2b, whose translation MTGHVAERDRSPHNLSVKTTLEEEIERAESILSRVPSVCDDTSSELQRVAALDPHGHNSRNSFQRNGAMSRLVSLVVRLREWAHRSLLEEEERPDSFLERFRGPELRTAPSRISNTQPDANGNNAKGIFRKKWDLFVVSPSDNAYYRWLFVIATAVLYNWFLVVARACFDKLQVGNYICWLVLDYLSDCVYIMDTCVRLRTGFLEQGLLVKDHAKLRDSYVRTLQFKLDVVSILPTDLAYISTGIHTPQLRFNRLLRFPRMFEFFDRTETRTNYPNIFRIGNLVLYILVIIHWNACIYYAISNSLGFGSDTWVFPNISKPEYSSLTRSYVYCLYWSTLTLTTIGEMPAPVRDEEYLFVVFDFLVGVLIFATIVGNVGSMIANMNATRAEFQARIDAIKHYMHFRKVSKELETRVIKWFDYLWTNKKAVDEKEVLKNLPNKLRAEIAINVHLETLKKVRIFQDCEAGLLVELVLKLRPQVFSPGDYICRKGDIGKEMYIIKEGKLAVVADDGVTQYALLTAGSCFGEISILNIKGSKMGNRRTANIRSLGYSDLFCLSKDDLMEAVTEYPDAKTVLEERGREILMKEGLLDENAESGGLQKEDTEEKVERLESSLDTLQTRFARLLSEYKHTQLRLKQRITLLERQLNQTDCGADASDDMGADAETVNEINPGPVAHTDGSPHRNNVQMEDKKSPTKH comes from the exons ATGACGGGCCACGTGGCTGAGAGAGATCGGTCACCACACAATCTGTCAGTGAAGACCACCTTGGAGGAGGAGATCGAGAGAGCTGAAAGTATTCTCAGCAG GGTACCATCTGTGTGTGATGACACATCCTCAGAGCTACAAAGAGTCGCTGCTCTCGACCCTCATGGACACAATTCCAGAAATTCTTTTCAAAGGAACGGTGCCATGTCAAG aCTGGTAAGCCTGGTGGTGAGACTGAGGGAATGGGCACACAGAAGCctactggaggaggaggagaggccaGACTCCTTCCTGGAGCGCTTTCGTGGCCCTGAGCTAAGAACGGCCCCCAGCCGCATCAGCAACACGCAACCAGATGCCAATGGCAACAATGCCAAGGGGATCTTCAG GAAAAAGTGGGATTTGTTTGTGGTGTCCCCATCCGATAACGCCTACTACCGCTGGTTATTTGTCATCGCCACAGCGGTGCTCTACAACTGGTTCCTTGTCGTAGCAAG GGCATGCTTTGACAAGTTACAGGTGGGCAATTACATCTGCTGGCTTGTGTTGGACTacctctctgactgtgtgtaCATAATGGACACTTGCGTCCGACTTCGCACAG GGTTCCTGGAACAAGGTTTGCTGGTGAAGGACCATGCCAAGCTTAGAGACAGCTACGTCCGAACGTTGCAGTTCAAGCTGGATGTAGTGTCCATCCTGCCCACTGACCTGGCTTATATCTCCACCGGCATCCACACACCCCAGCTCAGGTTTAACCGTCTGCTTCGCTTCCCACGCATGTTTGAATTTTTTGACCGCACTGAGACACGCACCAACTACCCCAACATCTTCCGTATCGGCAACTTGGTGCTTTACATCCTGGTCATCATTCACTGGAACGCCTGCATCTACTATGCTATATCCAATTCTCTGGGATTTGGCTCAGACACCTGGGTGTTCCCAAACATCTCCAAACCTGAGTATTCCTCGCTGACTCGGAGTTACGTCTACTGTCTTTACTGGTCGACTCTTACTCTCACCACTATTGGGGAGATGCCTGCACCCGTGCGAGATGAAGAGTACCTATTTGTGGTCTTTGACTTTCTTGTTGGGGTGCTGATCTTTGCCACAATTGTGGGAAACGTTGGTTCCATGATTGCCAACATGAATGCTACCCGTGCTGAGTTTCAAGCCCGGATCGATGCCATTAAACACTACATGCACTTCCGCAAAGTCAGCAAAGAACTAGAGACACGTGTCATTAAATGGTTCGACTACCTCTGGACCAACAAGAAAGCTGTAGATGAGAAGGAGGTGCTAAAGAATTTGCCAAACAAACTGCGGGCTGAGATTGCTATCAATGTACACCTAGAGACCCTGAAGAAAGTACGTATTTTTCAGGACTGTGAGGCAGGCCTGCTGGTGGAGCTTGTGCTCAAACTACGCCCACAGGTCTTCAGTCCAGGGGACTACATCTGCAGAAAAGGGGACATTGGAAAGGAGATGTATATCATTAAAGAGGGGAAGCTGGCTGTAGTGGCTGATGACGGGGTCACACAATACGCTCTCCTCACCGCTGGCAGCTGCTTCGGGGAAATCAGCATCCTCAACATAAAAGGTAGTAAAATGGGAAATCGGCGAACAGCCAACATTCGCAGCCTGGGTTACTCTGATCTCTTCTGCCTCTCTAAGGACGACTTGATGGAGGCAGTAACAGAGTATCCAGATGCTAAGACTGTGCTAGAGGAGAGGGGCCGGGAGATCCTGATGAAGGAGGGTCTGCTGGATGAGAACGCAGAAAGCGGCGGGCTGCAGaaagaggacacagaggagaagGTGGAGAGACTGGAGTCCTCTCTGGACACTCTTCAGACTCGCTTTGCCCGTCTGCTCAGTgaatacaaacacactcagCTACGGCTGAAGCAGCGTATAACTCTGCTGGAGAGGCAGCTGAATCAAACAGACTGCGGTGCAGATGCAAGTGATGACATGGGTGCAGATGCAGAGACAGTCAATGAAATAAACCCTGGGCCTGTTGCCCATACAGATGGGTCTCCACATagaaataatgtgcaaatggaGGACAAAAAGAGCCCAACAAAACACTGA